Proteins encoded within one genomic window of Lysinibacillus sphaericus:
- a CDS encoding response regulator transcription factor, with amino-acid sequence MTTVLIVDDEQDMRNLIEMMLNNSKFETFTAANGTEAYDIIVREKIDLVLLDVMMPHEDGFTVCQSIRAMSNVPVIFLTARDANEDKVKGLTLGGDDYIVKPFTNDELVARMHAVLRRSGSNITDLQQKIVVFGSIKLDEISRKVSVEGKVIPLTLKEFELLHLFMKNPGNAYSREQLLERIWDIDYLGGTRTVDTHIKTLRLKLGKEAAGYIQTVWGVGYRFDPGE; translated from the coding sequence GTGACAACAGTATTAATTGTTGATGATGAGCAAGATATGCGTAATTTAATCGAGATGATGCTCAATAATTCCAAGTTCGAGACCTTTACAGCTGCAAATGGAACGGAGGCGTACGATATTATTGTGCGGGAAAAAATCGACTTAGTTCTATTAGATGTAATGATGCCACATGAAGATGGTTTTACAGTTTGTCAAAGTATTCGTGCGATGTCGAATGTTCCTGTAATTTTTTTAACGGCACGAGATGCGAATGAGGATAAAGTAAAGGGGCTGACACTCGGTGGAGATGATTATATCGTAAAGCCGTTTACAAATGATGAACTAGTGGCACGAATGCATGCTGTATTAAGAAGAAGCGGTTCTAATATAACCGATTTGCAGCAAAAAATTGTTGTCTTTGGGTCCATTAAATTAGATGAGATTTCTCGGAAAGTTTCAGTTGAAGGGAAAGTAATCCCGTTAACTTTAAAGGAATTTGAATTATTACATTTATTTATGAAAAATCCAGGCAATGCCTATTCACGTGAACAATTGTTAGAGCGTATTTGGGATATAGATTATTTAGGGGGAACAAGAACGGTTGATACCCATATAAAAACATTACGCTTGAAGCTTGGAAAGGAAGCGGCAGGGTATATTCAAACCGTTTGGGGAGTCGGCTACCGCTTTGACCCTGGCGAATGA
- a CDS encoding YncE family protein produces the protein MILKKWAFFIFSFIQIIWLAGCTEKSFEPIERNQNFIASLNIQEPSLDFIDDQGGVFASWTFDKAYTGAILLDKDQILLYGHQLDEIDVFALSTGKKLYSKKVEIGTTNVYYAPKFKQFFVTNSKMNTVTSFDVEGNELASQRLGNYPMSMATYKDKLYVVNYKDTKLSVLSIKDLTIEQQWPIEKSSHGIVIIEETNELWIGGHGEGSKPNSSVKRYDLTTGAVHGEIEMPLMPVGLTKTKDNVLVVSHGHNELYVVDFNGTVKWHKEVGANPFVVNQFKNNIVVAGYDDHTLYFIKDGQVQKTVDVGKGAFQLLVREEEK, from the coding sequence ATGATTTTGAAAAAATGGGCATTCTTCATTTTTTCTTTTATACAAATTATTTGGTTAGCAGGGTGTACAGAGAAATCTTTTGAGCCAATTGAACGTAATCAGAATTTTATAGCGTCTCTCAATATTCAAGAACCATCGCTTGATTTTATTGATGATCAGGGTGGAGTTTTTGCATCTTGGACATTTGACAAAGCGTATACAGGCGCAATACTCCTCGATAAGGACCAAATTTTACTATATGGTCATCAATTAGATGAGATAGATGTTTTTGCACTTTCGACAGGTAAAAAGCTCTATTCAAAAAAAGTAGAAATTGGCACGACCAATGTGTATTATGCGCCGAAGTTCAAACAATTTTTTGTTACGAATAGTAAGATGAATACAGTGACAAGCTTTGATGTGGAAGGCAATGAACTTGCTTCACAGCGGCTTGGCAATTATCCGATGTCGATGGCAACGTATAAAGATAAGCTTTATGTGGTGAACTATAAAGACACGAAACTATCAGTGTTATCCATTAAAGATTTAACGATAGAACAACAGTGGCCAATAGAAAAATCGTCACATGGGATTGTCATCATTGAAGAGACAAATGAGTTATGGATTGGTGGACACGGTGAAGGAAGCAAACCGAATAGTTCGGTGAAACGTTATGATCTTACAACAGGTGCTGTTCATGGTGAAATAGAAATGCCTTTAATGCCAGTAGGTTTAACAAAGACGAAAGATAATGTGTTAGTGGTCAGCCATGGTCATAATGAATTATATGTCGTTGATTTTAATGGTACAGTGAAATGGCATAAAGAGGTAGGGGCCAACCCATTTGTTGTAAATCAGTTTAAGAATAATATTGTTGTAGCTGGCTATGACGACCACACATTATATTTTATAAAAGACGGTCAGGTACAAAAAACAGTTGATGTTGGTAAAGGTGCATTTCAACTGTTAGTAAGGGAGGAAGAAAAGTGA